The Candidatus Methylomirabilota bacterium genomic sequence CGGGCGATATCTATCAGGCCGAGGTGAGCGACCGACGCTCAGACCCTCTCCACGATCAGAGCGATCGCCTCTCCTCCGCCGAGGCAGACGGTGCACAGTCCCCGTCGGGCCTGGCGTTCTTGCATGAGGTACAGCAGGGTGGTGAGGACACGAGCGCCGGTGGCACCAATAGGATGACCCAGCGCCACCACGCCTCCCTTGAGGTTTACGCGGTCGTCGGTCAGGCCGAGAATGCGCATGTTGGCCAAGGCCACCGCCGCAAAGGCCTCATTGATCTCAAAGAGGTCAATATCGTCGATTGTCAAACCGGTCCGCTTTAAAACCTGCTTGACCGACTCTGCCGGCGCAAGCGTGAACCATTCCGGTGCCAAGGCCGCCTCGGCAAATCCCACGATCCGGGCCAACGGCTTGATTCCCAATTGCGCGGCCCGCCTTCCCGATAGCACGGTCAACGCCGCGGCCCCATCGTTCACGGATGGCGCGTTCGCCGCTGTAATCGTTCCACCTTCCTTGAACACGGGTTTCAGCGTTGGGATCTTCTCAAGCGCCAGGCGGTTCGGTTCCTCATCCTCCTCCACGAGGCTTGTCTCGCCCTTGCGTCCGGTCACGGGAACCTGAATGATTTCGGCCCTGAATTGTCCCTCGCGCTGCGCGCTCAAAGCGCGCATGTAGCTCTGCAGAGCAAATCGGTCCTGTTCCTCCCGAGAGAGCTCGTATCTTGCAGCACACAATTCCCCGCACAGACCGACGTGCATATCGTTGAGGACATCCCAGAGACCATCGTGAATCATGCTGTCGATGAGCTGGCCATGCCCCATCCGGTACCCGTTCCGGGCCTTGTCCAGCAGATACGGGGCCCGGCTCATGTTCTCCATGCCGCCAGCCACCAGGATCTCGGCTTCACCACTTCGGATGGCCTGGGCCGCCATCGTGACCGCCTTCAGGGCAGAGCCGCAGACCTTGTTGATCAAAGTTGCCCCGACCGACTCAGGAAGGCCAGCCGCGGTAGCCGCTTGTCGCGCAGGAGCCATACCCATCCCGGCGCTCACGACGTTTCCAAGATAAACCTCGTCAACCTGGGCAGGCTCGAGGTGTGCACGACGCACCGCTTCGGCAACGACCAGGCCCCCCAGCTTGGGTGCCGCAACCGACGCTAAAGCTCCGCTGAAGCTTCCGATAGGCGTCCGGACAGCGCTCCCGATGACGACATCATCCATCACGAGCCTCCTTCCTCTATGCTGCGCTCTTCGGGATCCATTCGGCCAGTGCTATGCCGGGTCGACAGTCTTTATGTTCCGGAACGTGTTGCTCGATCTTATACCGGCAGCGCGGGCAGCAAGGGCCGAGATGGTAACCGTGGTCCCAGCAAAAGCTCCCTTCGATTTCGAGGGTGGATGTCTGCTTTCCTCCTGGCTCGTCAGCTGCAGTTCTTGCTCCAGGAAGCGGTTGACCATTTCGAAACAGATCCATCAGACTTTCCTTGCGGTTGGTCGATCCAGATGACACAATCGCTAACTAATATAACACTATGCGTCATAGATGTCAAGATGATTTTGCGCTGCATTAAAGAACGTGAATACTTGGATTCAAGTGTCTGATTTCAAAGGGGCATATGAGGGAGGAGACGAAAGTTTTGGGGAGAGTGGTGAGGAATGGCTAGGTAGTTTCGACGGGGCTTTTCTCCGGGTCTGTGATCCGCTTCTCCAAGCGCTCAAGGCTCTCCTTGAGCAACTCGAGTTCGGCTTTCAAAAGGGCTTCGGCGGTCTGCTCGGTCTGCTCCGCCGAGGTTTTTGGGGACCGATCGGGCTTCCTCCCCGGAGGTCCCCAGCCCCTCATTGCCACTTCCTTCCAGAGTTTTCCCGCTTCTCGCTGTGTGGTCGTGAAAGTCTCCAGGCTCGAAAAGAGCCCCCGCTGAAAGAGATGTTGGAGCGATTCCCCGTACTGGATCAGTTGGTGCAGGAAGCTGACCGGCACG encodes the following:
- a CDS encoding acetyl-CoA C-acyltransferase → MDDVVIGSAVRTPIGSFSGALASVAAPKLGGLVVAEAVRRAHLEPAQVDEVYLGNVVSAGMGMAPARQAATAAGLPESVGATLINKVCGSALKAVTMAAQAIRSGEAEILVAGGMENMSRAPYLLDKARNGYRMGHGQLIDSMIHDGLWDVLNDMHVGLCGELCAARYELSREEQDRFALQSYMRALSAQREGQFRAEIIQVPVTGRKGETSLVEEDEEPNRLALEKIPTLKPVFKEGGTITAANAPSVNDGAAALTVLSGRRAAQLGIKPLARIVGFAEAALAPEWFTLAPAESVKQVLKRTGLTIDDIDLFEINEAFAAVALANMRILGLTDDRVNLKGGVVALGHPIGATGARVLTTLLYLMQERQARRGLCTVCLGGGEAIALIVERV
- a CDS encoding transcriptional regulator, which translates into the protein MADDPVLIKKYSNRKLYDPSRSRYIRLEEIAGLIRQGKQVKVVDTTSHEDLTAVTLAQIILEEEKKHKNLVPVSFLHQLIQYGESLQHLFQRGLFSSLETFTTTQREAGKLWKEVAMRGWGPPGRKPDRSPKTSAEQTEQTAEALLKAELELLKESLERLEKRITDPEKSPVETT